The proteins below are encoded in one region of Saccopteryx leptura isolate mSacLep1 chromosome 1, mSacLep1_pri_phased_curated, whole genome shotgun sequence:
- the HMGCS1 gene encoding hydroxymethylglutaryl-CoA synthase, cytoplasmic, with protein sequence MPGSLPLNAEACWPKDVGIVALEIYFPSQYVDQAELEKYDGVDAGKYTIGLGQAKMGFCTDREDINSLCLTVVQNLMERHSLSYDCIGRLEVGTETIIDKSKSVKTNLMQLFEESGNTDIEGVDTMNACYGGTAALFNAVNWIESSSWDGRYALVVAGDIAVYATGNARPTGGVGAVALLIGPNAPLIIERGLRGTHMQHAYDFYKPDMLSEYPVVDGKLSIQCYLSALDRCYSVYRKKIHAKWQKEGNDRDFTLNDFSFMIFHSPYCKLVQKSLARMLLNDFLNDQNRDKNSIYSGLEAFGDVKLEDTYFDRDVEKAFMKASSELFNQKTKASLLVSNQNGNMYTSSVYGSLASVLAQYSPQQLAGKRIGVFSYGSGLAATLYSLKVTQDATPGSALDKITASLCDLKSRLDLRTCVAPAVFTESMKLREDTHHLVNYIPQSPVDSLAEGTWYLVRVDEKHRRTYARRPSPSEDTLDGGVGLVHPSSAAEHIPSPAKKVPRLPGTAADPEAAVISNGEH encoded by the exons ATGCCTGGTTCACTTCCTTTGAATGCAGAAGCCTGCTGGCCAAAAGATGTGGGAATTGTTGCCCTTGAGATCTATTTTCCCTCTCAATATGTTGACCAAGCAGAGTTGGAAAAATACGATGGTGTAGACGCTGGAAAGTATACTATTGGTTTGGGCCAGGCCAAGATGGGCTTCTGCACAGATAGAGAAGATATCAACTCTCTTTGCTTGACTGTGGTTCAGAATCTCATGGAGAGACATAGCCTTTCTTACGATTGCATTGGGCGACTGGAAGTCGGAACAGAGACAATCATCGACAAATCGAAGTCAGTGAAGACTAATTTGATGCAGCTCTTTGAGGAGTCTGGGAACACAGATATAGAAGGAGTAGACACTATGAATGCCTGCTATGGGGGCACGGCCGCGCTCTTCAACGCTGTGAACTGGATCGAGTCCAGCTCGTGGGATG GCCGGTATGCCCTGGTAGTTGCAGGAGATATTGCTGTGTATGCCACAGGCAACGCCAGGCCCACCGGCGGAGTGGGAGCCGTCGCACTGCTCATTGGGCCCAATGCTCCTTTAATTATTGAGCGAG GACTGCGTGGAACACACATGCAACATGCCTATGACTTCTACAAGCCGGACATGCTTTCTGAATATCCCGTTGTGGATGGGAAGCTGTCCATCCAGTGCTACCTCAGCGCCTTGGACCGCTGCTACTCTGTCTACCGCAAAAAGATCCATGCCAAGTGGCAGAAAG AGGGGAATGATAGAGATTTTACCTTGAATGACTTCAGCTTCATGATCTTCCACTCACCCTACTGTAAGCTGGTTCAGAAGTCTCTGGCCCGGATGCTGCTGAACGACTTCCTTAATGACCAGAACAGAGATAAAAACAGTATCTACAGTGGCTTGGAAGCCTTTGG GGATGTTAAACTAGAAGATACCTACTTTGACAGAGACGTGGAAAAGGCATTTATGAAGGCTAGTTCTGAACTCTTTAATCAGAAAACAAAGGCGTCTTTGCTCGTATCAAATCAGAACGGAAATATGTACACGTCATCTGTGTACGGCTCCCTCGCATCTGTCCTAGCACA GTACTCGCCGCAGCAGCTGGCAGGGAAGAGGATTGGTGTGTTCTCCTACGGTTCCGGCTTGGCTGCCACGCTGTACTCCCTCAAAGTCACACAGGATGCCACCCCAG gaTCTGCTCTTGATAAAATAACAGCAAGTTTATGTGATCTTAAATCGAGGCTTGACTTGAGAACTTGTGTGGCACCAGCTGTCTTTACTGAAAGCATGAAGCTCAGAGAGGACACTCATCACCTGG tCAACTACATCCCGCAGAGCCCGGTAGACTCGCTAGCTGAAGGGACATGGTACCTCGTGAGAGTGGACGAGAAGCACAGGAGAACCTACGCCCGGCGACCCTCCCCCAGCGAGGACACTCTGGACGGAGGAGTGGGGCTGGTGCACCCGAGCTCAGCGGCTGAG CATATTCCAAGCCCGGCTAAGAAAGTGCCAAGACTCCCGGGGACAGCAGCCGACCCGGAAGCAGCTGTCATCAGCAACGGGGAGCACTGA